From a single Nothobranchius furzeri strain GRZ-AD chromosome 9, NfurGRZ-RIMD1, whole genome shotgun sequence genomic region:
- the sord gene encoding sorbitol dehydrogenase isoform X1 has product MAQDNLSVVLHAQGDLRLENRPIPEPGPNDVLLQMHSVGICGSDVHYWQHGRIGDYVLKNPMVLGHEAAGRVLKVGSGVTHLKAGDRVAIEPGVPREMDEFFKNGRYNLSPTIFFCATPPDDGNLCRYYTHNANFCYKLPDNVTFEEGALIEPLSVGIHACRRAGVTLGSTVLICGAGPIGLVSLLAAKAMGASQVIITDLSAERLMMAKELGADFQLTVKREDGALQLAQKVEDTLGARPQITIECTGVESCVQTAIYATQSGGVVVLVGLGAVMCTVPLINAAVREVDIRGVFRYCNTWPMAISMLASGKVNVKPLVTHRFPLEQAVQAFETTRQGLGIKVMLKCDKNDQNP; this is encoded by the exons ATGGCTCAGGACAATCTGTCCGTGGTGCTACATGCTCAGGGAGACCTCAGGCTG GAAAATCGTCCAATTCCAGAGCCAGGACCAAATg ATGTTTTGCTCCAGATGCACTCTGTAGGAATCTGTGGCTCAGATGTACACTACTGGCAGCACGGGCGAATTGGAGACTATGTGCTCAAAAACCCAATGGTGCTGGGGCACGAAGCTGCAGGACGTGTGCTGAAGGTCGGATCAGGGGTCACACACCTTAAAGCAG GTGACAGAGTGGCTATTGAGCCTGGTGTCCCCCGTGAGATGGACGAGTTCTTCAAAAACGGACGCTATAACTTGTCTCCTACCATCTTCTTCTGCGCCACGCCTCCTGACGATGGAAACTTGTGCCGATATTACACACACAATGCCAACTTCTGTTACAA GTTACCGGATAACGTCACATTTGAGGAGGGGGCTCTCATCGAACCTCTCTCCGTGGGGATCCATGCATGTCGCCGGGCCGGTGTCACTCTTGGCAGCACTGTGCTCATCTGtggtgcag GACCTATTGGATTGGTCAGCTTGCTGGCTGCCAAGGCGATGGGAGCCTCGCAGGTCATCATCACTG ATTTGTCTGCAGAGCGTCTGATGATGGCCAAAGAACTGGGAGCAGACTTCCAGCTGACAGTGAAGAGAGAAGATGGAGCCCTTCAGCTGGCTCAAAAAGTCGAGGACACGTTGGGAGCTCGGCCTCAAATCACTATTGAATGCACCGGTGTCGAGAGCTGCGTCCAAACAGCCATCTAT GCAACCCAGTCTGGAGGTGTGGTGGTGCTGGTGGGTCTCGGTGCCGTTATGTGCACTGTTCCTCTCATCAACGCTGCTgtaagagaggtggacatcagaggGGTCTTCCGCTACTGCAACAC CTGGCCAATGGCGATCTCCATGTTGGCGTCAGGTAAAGTGAACGTGAAGCCTCTTGTGACCCATCGCTTTCCCCTGGAACAGGCTGTCCAGGCCTTTGAGACGACGCGTCAAGGCCTTGGGATAAAAGTCATGTTAAAGTGTGACAAAAATGACCAGAACCCTTGA
- the sord gene encoding sorbitol dehydrogenase isoform X2 — protein sequence MHSVGICGSDVHYWQHGRIGDYVLKNPMVLGHEAAGRVLKVGSGVTHLKAGDRVAIEPGVPREMDEFFKNGRYNLSPTIFFCATPPDDGNLCRYYTHNANFCYKLPDNVTFEEGALIEPLSVGIHACRRAGVTLGSTVLICGAGPIGLVSLLAAKAMGASQVIITDLSAERLMMAKELGADFQLTVKREDGALQLAQKVEDTLGARPQITIECTGVESCVQTAIYATQSGGVVVLVGLGAVMCTVPLINAAVREVDIRGVFRYCNTWPMAISMLASGKVNVKPLVTHRFPLEQAVQAFETTRQGLGIKVMLKCDKNDQNP from the exons ATGCACTCTGTAGGAATCTGTGGCTCAGATGTACACTACTGGCAGCACGGGCGAATTGGAGACTATGTGCTCAAAAACCCAATGGTGCTGGGGCACGAAGCTGCAGGACGTGTGCTGAAGGTCGGATCAGGGGTCACACACCTTAAAGCAG GTGACAGAGTGGCTATTGAGCCTGGTGTCCCCCGTGAGATGGACGAGTTCTTCAAAAACGGACGCTATAACTTGTCTCCTACCATCTTCTTCTGCGCCACGCCTCCTGACGATGGAAACTTGTGCCGATATTACACACACAATGCCAACTTCTGTTACAA GTTACCGGATAACGTCACATTTGAGGAGGGGGCTCTCATCGAACCTCTCTCCGTGGGGATCCATGCATGTCGCCGGGCCGGTGTCACTCTTGGCAGCACTGTGCTCATCTGtggtgcag GACCTATTGGATTGGTCAGCTTGCTGGCTGCCAAGGCGATGGGAGCCTCGCAGGTCATCATCACTG ATTTGTCTGCAGAGCGTCTGATGATGGCCAAAGAACTGGGAGCAGACTTCCAGCTGACAGTGAAGAGAGAAGATGGAGCCCTTCAGCTGGCTCAAAAAGTCGAGGACACGTTGGGAGCTCGGCCTCAAATCACTATTGAATGCACCGGTGTCGAGAGCTGCGTCCAAACAGCCATCTAT GCAACCCAGTCTGGAGGTGTGGTGGTGCTGGTGGGTCTCGGTGCCGTTATGTGCACTGTTCCTCTCATCAACGCTGCTgtaagagaggtggacatcagaggGGTCTTCCGCTACTGCAACAC CTGGCCAATGGCGATCTCCATGTTGGCGTCAGGTAAAGTGAACGTGAAGCCTCTTGTGACCCATCGCTTTCCCCTGGAACAGGCTGTCCAGGCCTTTGAGACGACGCGTCAAGGCCTTGGGATAAAAGTCATGTTAAAGTGTGACAAAAATGACCAGAACCCTTGA
- the terb2 gene encoding telomere repeats-binding bouquet formation protein 2 gives MFRCKTAWFSSSVPQDHRHFWILEGGAITGWRSADYLFSAEATSPDTLKVFDSRDYILNKVTVFHCLFLSACEKRQSVKSVSIGHYVLPPASVQDEVRRVVGRFIWEHEDEQEAAQDESLMSLSEDDLREDEVDSNSPEPPVVNQKGKLPCVIL, from the exons ATGTTTCGGTGTAAGACTGCCTGGTTTTCGAGTAGTGTGCCACAAGACCACCGCCACTTTTGGA TCCTGGAGGGTGGAGCCATAACAGGCTGGAGGTCAGCAGATTACCTGTTCAGTGCAGAGGCAACAAGTCCTGATACACTAAA GGTATTTGACAGCAGAGATTACATCCTGAACAAGGTGACAGTTTTCCACTGCTTGTTTCTGTCAGCCTGTGAGAAGCGTCAGAGTGTGAAATCAGTCAGCATTGGTCATTACGTGTTGCCTCCAGCCTCAGTGCAGGATG AGGTGAGGAGGGTAGTTGGGCGGTTTATTTGGGAGCATGAAGATGAACAGGAAGCTGCACAg GATGAGAGTTTAATGAGCCTGTCAGAAGATGACCTCAGAGAGGATGAAGTGGACAGCAACAG CCCTGAACCACCTGTCGTAAATCAGAAAGGGAAGCTGCCCTGTGTGATTTTATGA